The Acidimicrobiia bacterium genomic interval GACCGAGATCGTCCGCACGCAACGTCGTGAAGAGGGCGAAGCGCAGGAAGATGAGGGGATCCTCGATCTGGCGTTTGACCGTGACGTGCCGCTCGATGTCGTCGTCCGTCGCGGGGGGACCCTCGCGTTGTGGATCGTTGGCTACTTCACTGGGATTCTGTTGTTCGGTTTCGTCATCGCAAGCCCTGCCTTTGTCCTTCTGTATCTTGTCTTCCGAGCCCGCGCCAAGGTCTGGATCATTGTGCTCTGCATCCTGCTGGTTCTGGCGCTGCACATTGGAGTCTTCGATCGGGTGCTGCACGTTCCCTGGCTGAAAGGTGTATGGCCCGGTCCGCAGAAATGGGTACTCGATTTGTTCAGCTAGACCGACTGCTTGATGTTGCCGCCGGAACCCATGTGGAATAGGACAACTTGCTGAGTACCAGGCCAAGGCCGAACGAACGACAACTGAGGAGACCAATCATGACAAGGAAGTCACGATGACAGGGTCGAGTGAGTACTACTACAACCTCGAGGAGCAGATGACCGGTGCCCCCGATCTGGAAGGCGTCAGTCACTGCCG includes:
- a CDS encoding tripartite tricarboxylate transporter TctB family protein, encoding MTKLLRRHSTSAFTLAVVLFIAGVIYGSTGMKHQARFFPLAIGIPTLVLAIIQLATEIVRTQRREEGEAQEDEGILDLAFDRDVPLDVVVRRGGTLALWIVGYFTGILLFGFVIASPAFVLLYLVFRARAKVWIIVLCILLVLALHIGVFDRVLHVPWLKGVWPGPQKWVLDLFS